The genomic region ATAATTTAAGCGCACAAACCGTTAAGGAAGGTGCGAACAAGTTCCTGATATGAGATCATCATATTCATCCGGAGCGCATCCCAGAGGGACATCATGAGCCATCAACTCACCTTCGCCGATAGTGAATTCAGCACTAAGCGCCGTCAGACCCGAAAAGAGATTTTCCTCTCCCGCATGGAGCAGATTCTGCCATGGCAAAACATGGTGGAAGTCATCGAGCCGTTTTATCCCAAGGCGGGCAATGGCCGACGGCCCTATCCGCTGGAGACCATGCTGCGTATTCACTGCATGCAGCATTGGTACAACCTGAGCGACGGTGCCATGGAAGATGCCCTGTACGAAATCGCCTCCATGCGCCTGTTTGCCCGATTATCCCTGGATAGCGCCCTGCCGGATCGCACCACCATCATGAATTTCCGCCACCTGCTCGAGCAGCATCAACTGGCCCGTCAATTGTTCAAGACCATCAATCGCTGGCTGGCCGAAGCAGGCGTCATGATGACCCAAGGCACTTTGGTGGATGCCACCATCATTGAGGCACCCAGCTCTACCAAGAACAAAGAGCAGCAACGCGATCCGGAGATGCATCAGACCAAGAAAGGCAATCAGTGGCACTTTGGCATGAAGGCCCACATTGGTGTCGATGCCAAGAGTGGCCTGACCCACAGCCTGGTCACCACCGCGGCCAACGAGCATGACCTCAATCAGCTGGGTAATCTGCTTCATGGAGAGGAGCAATTTGTCTCAGCCGATGCCGGCTACCAAGGAGCGCCACAGCGCGAGGAGCTGGCCGAGGTGGATGTGGACTGGCTGATCGCCGAGCGTCCCGGCAAGGTAAAAACCTTGAAGCAGCATCCGCGCAAGAACAAAACGGCCATCAA from Cryptosporangium minutisporangium harbors:
- a CDS encoding IS5-like element ISKpn26 family transposase, which gives rise to MSHQLTFADSEFSTKRRQTRKEIFLSRMEQILPWQNMVEVIEPFYPKAGNGRRPYPLETMLRIHCMQHWYNLSDGAMEDALYEIASMRLFARLSLDSALPDRTTIMNFRHLLEQHQLARQLFKTINRWLAEAGVMMTQGTLVDATIIEAPSSTKNKEQQRDPEMHQTKKGNQWHFGMKAHIGVDAKSGLTHSLVTTAANEHDLNQLGNLLHGEEQFVSADAGYQGAPQREELAEVDVDWLIAERPGKVKTLKQHPRKNKTAINIEYMKASIRARVEHPFRIIKRQFGFVKARYKGLLKNDNQLAMLFTLANLFRVDQMIRQWERSQ